In Rissa tridactyla isolate bRisTri1 chromosome 8, bRisTri1.patW.cur.20221130, whole genome shotgun sequence, one genomic interval encodes:
- the LOC128913750 gene encoding LOW QUALITY PROTEIN: beta-1,3-galactosyltransferase 2-like (The sequence of the model RefSeq protein was modified relative to this genomic sequence to represent the inferred CDS: substituted 1 base at 1 genomic stop codon), whose protein sequence is MTCSSGFFSLRDCSKTNVFLTASVFLVAIYVISYVLNSDLHAVLTKSEYDNLQMESENILHKNITSNFKKFLRKENGELPVENEKFGNKPRSTSTWSFKFIINEKEKCKAKKPFLVLLIATTAAEVQLRHSIRKAWGNESVVPGVEVVRLFMLGVESKDRNEVLLRESEQYHDIIQQDFLDTYHNLTLKTLMGMKWLASYCSGASFVMKTDSDVFVNTMYLIEKLLRPLSPPPQNYFTGCLMKGHKPIXNKKSKWYLSEEEYPGGKYPPFCSGTGYVLSGDLASKIVNASVTVKHIHLEDVYVGLCLNATGIQIVPPPSHSLFNIYKVPFSPCRYNNIITSHHIGTNEHIIYWETLQKDYTCQTEQKGQQCRVLSFFDKGQNSRCFLRNGIYVVITFKVQGYIESGV, encoded by the exons ATGACCTGCTCTAGTGGATTCTTCTCTCTTCGGGATTGCTCCAAGACAAATGTTTTCCTGACTGCCTCCGTCTTTTTAGTAGCAATATATGTGATTTCTTATGTTTTGAATTCTGATCTCCATGCTGTTCTAACTAAAAGTGAA TATGATAATCTTCAGAtggaaagtgaaaatattttacataaaaacattacttcaaatttcaaaaaattcttacggaaagaaaatggagaactACCAGTCGAAAATGAGAAATTTGGGAATAAACCCAGATCCACTTCAACATGGtcatttaaatttattattaatgAAAAGGAGAAGTGTAAAGCTAAAAAACCTTTCTTGGTATTGCTAATAGCAACTACAGCTGCTGAAGTTCAGCTCAGACATTCCATCAGAAAAGCTTGGGGAAATGAATCTGTGGTTCCAGGAGTGGAGGTTGTTCGGTTGTTTATGCTTGGCGTTGAGAGCAAAGATCGAAATGAGGTCCTACTGAGAGAAAGCGAGCAATATCATGATATTATTCAACAGGACTTCCTGGACACTTACCATAACTTAACTCTTAAGACTTTGATGGGCATGAAGTGGCTTGCCTCTTATTGCAGTGGCGCAAGCTTTGTTATGAAGACAGACAGTGATGTTTTTGTTAATACGATGTACCTAATAGAAAAGCTCCTTAGGCCTCTTTCACCTCCTCCACAAAATTATTTCACAGGCTGCCTTATGAAAGGGCATAAgcctatttgaaataaaaaaagtaaatggtACCTATCAGAAGAAGAATACCCAGGTGGCAAGTACCCTCCTTTTTGTTCAGGAACTGGCTACGTCTTATCTGGAGACCTGGCTTCAAAAATCGTCAATGCTTCTGTAACAGTAAAACATATACATTTGGAAGATGTTTATGTAGGGCTCTGTCTTAATGCAACTGGAATACAAATAGTACCTCCGCCTAGTCATTCATTGTTTAACATATACAAGGTCCCATTTTCTCCTTGTCGGTACAATAATATAATCACATCTCATCACATTGGAACAAATGAGCACATAATCTATTGGGAAACACTGCAAAAGGACTACACATGTCAGACAGAACAGAAAGGCCAGCAGTGCAGAGTCCTTTCTTTCTTTGACAAGGGACAAAACAGCAGATGTTTTCTTAGAAACGGCATCTATGTAGTGATAACTTTTAAGGTTCAGGGATATATTGAATCAGGGGTATAG